In Phormidium yuhuli AB48, one genomic interval encodes:
- a CDS encoding response regulator: MTPLPRPVLLVEDNPDDEQLTLRSLRKAKITNPVFVARNGEEALGLLFDLKPLPAVVLLDLKLPKLDGFEVLREIRSRPKTKTLPVVILTSSSEDRDIIESYDSGANSYVRKPVDFKQFVDAVSQLGLYWTLVNDPPP, from the coding sequence ATGACTCCCTTGCCGCGCCCCGTTCTCCTAGTTGAAGATAACCCCGATGATGAGCAGTTAACCCTACGCTCACTCAGGAAGGCGAAGATTACTAATCCAGTTTTTGTTGCCCGCAATGGAGAGGAAGCTTTAGGTCTTCTTTTTGACCTGAAGCCGTTACCAGCCGTGGTCTTGTTGGATTTAAAGCTACCTAAATTAGATGGGTTTGAAGTGCTGAGAGAAATTCGCTCCCGTCCCAAAACAAAGACGTTACCGGTCGTCATTTTAACGTCATCTAGTGAAGACCGTGATATCATCGAAAGCTATGATTCTGGTGCAAATAGCTATGTGCGAAAACCAGTAGATTTCAAGCAATTTGTCGATGCCGTTTCTCAACTAGGGTTATATTGGACTCTGGTTAATGATCCACCTCCTTAA
- a CDS encoding response regulator, with the protein MSNILRFILIEDSDDDVILLLRALKREGFQPDFRQVKTAHDLRKTLIESPWDLIISDYHLPGFEAPEALKIVQELDLDIPFIVVSGTIGEKSAVGMMKAGANDYIMKGNLTRLGEAIRREIREGQIRVERRDSAQKLKDSEAKNRAILAAIPDLMFRVKSDGKYRPVVAKELTKKQRKDPLRRQGQTLESVLPSSLAQQTKQVIETALTTGELQVFEQSLMVESGRVEEEVRVIKMGPKKCY; encoded by the coding sequence ATGAGTAACATCTTACGATTTATTTTAATTGAAGACTCAGATGATGATGTCATCTTGCTGCTTCGTGCGTTGAAGCGGGAGGGATTTCAGCCGGACTTTCGACAAGTTAAGACCGCCCATGATTTACGAAAAACTTTAATAGAATCCCCCTGGGACTTGATTATTTCTGATTATCATTTACCCGGTTTTGAAGCTCCTGAAGCGCTCAAAATCGTCCAAGAACTCGACTTGGATATTCCCTTTATCGTCGTTTCGGGAACCATCGGTGAAAAATCAGCGGTTGGGATGATGAAAGCGGGGGCGAATGATTACATTATGAAGGGTAATTTAACCCGCTTGGGAGAGGCAATTCGCCGCGAAATTCGTGAAGGGCAAATTCGCGTTGAGCGTCGCGACTCTGCGCAAAAACTTAAGGATAGTGAAGCCAAAAATCGTGCCATTTTAGCTGCGATTCCTGATTTAATGTTTCGGGTAAAGTCTGATGGCAAGTACCGCCCGGTTGTCGCCAAAGAATTGACAAAAAAGCAGAGGAAAGACCCCCTAAGGCGGCAGGGACAGACCCTTGAGTCTGTGTTACCCAGTTCCCTCGCCCAACAAACAAAACAGGTCATTGAAACGGCTTTAACTACGGGAGAGTTACAGGTTTTTGAACAAAGTTTAATGGTGGAGTCAGGTCGAGTTGAAGAAGAAGTACGAGTGATTAAAATGGGCCCGAAGAAGTGCTATTGA
- a CDS encoding PAS domain-containing protein: MLLIIRDISDRQAALRERQRSQEQLHRLNQNLEETVNQRTQELRQREAQLQELSDRLTMALESASIGCWEASLRDSSLVWDERIYDIYGLTPGTAMDYPTWWSLVHPNDRPGLKQTIEQMLRTDEDAYIDFRILRNDGTVRTLKSSARVRRDEAGEPVSLVGINLDITDRKRSELALKESEEKFRQLAEAVDAVFWIVDLASRSHVYVSPAYERIWGYPVEELYENPNAWLEHLHPEDRPRIAASPAEELLEEYNEEYRIIRTDGEVRWIRDRAFAIRNEQGQVYRVAGIAEDISDRKHAEAQLQQTNEQLLRATRLKDEFLASMSHELRTPLNAILGMTEALQEEVFGPVGDAQRHALQTIESSGGHLLALINDILDVAKIESGQVELNLSATAIAPLCEASVSFIKQQALSKDIQIQLDLSPAVPQMLIDERRMRQVLINLLNNAVKFTPEGGRITLKVAPLYQEFSPQSSASVTGVHWSVQDTGIGIAPEHLPKLFQPFVQIDSALNRQFEGTGLGLSLVKRLVELHGGEVGVTSQVGVGSCFSVTLPMGTVSSSLSQTPPEHSQSPLRDSKLESSPLILLAEDNAANIQTLSSYLNAKGYQVLLAKDGAEAIQQAQEQQPNLIIMDVQMPGMDGLEAMQRIRQQSWGLDVPIIALTALALESDEQRCLQAGADEYLSKPVKLKHLVVQIEALLERSNIQV, from the coding sequence GTGCTATTGATCATTCGTGATATCAGCGATCGCCAAGCGGCATTACGGGAACGCCAACGCAGTCAAGAACAACTTCATCGCCTCAATCAAAACCTGGAAGAAACCGTCAATCAACGCACCCAAGAGTTAAGACAACGGGAAGCTCAATTGCAAGAGTTATCCGATCGCCTAACCATGGCGCTCGAATCCGCCTCCATTGGCTGTTGGGAAGCGAGTCTGAGGGATAGTTCTTTAGTCTGGGATGAGCGTATCTATGATATTTATGGCTTAACCCCAGGAACCGCGATGGATTACCCAACCTGGTGGTCCTTGGTTCATCCTAACGATCGCCCCGGCTTAAAACAAACCATTGAACAGATGTTACGCACCGACGAGGATGCTTATATAGACTTCCGAATTTTGCGAAACGATGGAACCGTTCGCACCCTCAAAAGCTCAGCGCGGGTACGACGGGATGAGGCGGGGGAACCCGTCAGTCTGGTGGGGATTAACCTAGATATCACCGATCGCAAACGCTCAGAACTCGCCCTAAAAGAGAGTGAAGAAAAGTTCCGACAACTGGCCGAAGCCGTGGATGCAGTCTTCTGGATTGTCGATCTGGCGAGTCGTTCTCACGTCTATGTCAGTCCCGCCTATGAACGCATCTGGGGCTATCCCGTTGAGGAACTCTATGAAAATCCTAACGCTTGGCTAGAGCATCTACATCCCGAGGATCGTCCGCGCATTGCTGCCAGTCCAGCCGAAGAACTCTTAGAGGAGTATAACGAGGAATACCGTATTATACGTACCGATGGGGAGGTGCGCTGGATTCGCGATCGCGCTTTTGCCATCCGCAATGAACAGGGACAAGTCTATCGTGTAGCGGGGATTGCCGAGGATATCAGCGATCGCAAACACGCCGAAGCGCAACTGCAACAAACCAACGAACAACTGCTGCGGGCCACCCGCCTCAAAGACGAATTTCTGGCCAGCATGAGTCATGAACTACGCACCCCCCTCAATGCCATTTTAGGCATGACGGAAGCACTCCAGGAAGAGGTGTTTGGCCCAGTGGGCGACGCTCAACGTCATGCGTTGCAAACCATTGAAAGTAGTGGGGGTCATCTATTGGCCTTAATCAACGACATTTTAGATGTGGCCAAAATTGAATCCGGTCAAGTTGAACTAAACCTCTCCGCCACAGCGATCGCCCCCCTATGTGAAGCCAGTGTGAGCTTTATTAAACAACAGGCTTTAAGCAAAGACATTCAGATTCAGCTTGACCTATCACCAGCGGTTCCACAAATGCTCATTGATGAGCGACGAATGCGTCAAGTTTTGATTAATTTACTCAATAATGCCGTTAAATTTACTCCAGAAGGGGGGAGGATTACCCTCAAGGTTGCCCCCCTCTACCAGGAATTTTCACCCCAGTCTAGCGCCTCAGTGACGGGGGTACATTGGTCTGTCCAAGATACCGGAATTGGCATCGCGCCGGAGCATCTCCCCAAACTCTTTCAACCCTTCGTGCAAATTGACAGCGCCTTAAATCGGCAATTCGAGGGAACGGGACTGGGCCTATCCCTCGTCAAGCGCCTAGTGGAACTGCACGGGGGTGAAGTGGGGGTAACGAGCCAAGTCGGAGTCGGGAGTTGTTTCAGCGTCACACTCCCCATGGGAACCGTCAGTTCTTCCTTGAGTCAGACTCCTCCTGAGCATTCCCAGTCTCCCCTGAGGGACTCAAAATTGGAGTCGTCCCCCTTAATTTTATTGGCAGAGGACAATGCCGCCAATATCCAAACCCTATCTAGTTATTTGAACGCCAAAGGCTATCAAGTCCTCCTGGCTAAAGATGGCGCTGAGGCGATTCAGCAGGCTCAAGAGCAACAGCCGAACTTGATTATCATGGATGTTCAGATGCCCGGTATGGATGGTTTAGAAGCCATGCAGCGGATTCGTCAACAGTCCTGGGGTCTGGATGTCCCCATCATTGCCCTGACCGCGTTGGCCTTAGAGTCGGACGAGCAGCGATGTTTGCAGGCTGGAGCTGATGAGTATCTCAGTAAACCTGTGAAGTTGAAACATTTAGTCGTGCAAATTGAGGCGCTCTTAGAACGGTCTAATATCCAGGTCTAA
- a CDS encoding PAS domain-containing protein: protein MDVTFRTAILRNPPTLSSNIPLKDAIAQVKGQTPQRDPKYSLSVPETRSTSNYWLLFEGDRPLGLLTDGDLLQGILQETKDETPIRELMREQPLRVRESELVDLWSLCQRLHQEQKQAVVLLDEGDRFRGLITRESLLQALCHQQTHSQLDQVQQQQRCKLEQLSQRLNLALNSSAIGCWELYLSDRQMTWDERMYTLYGLPPSISPVSYQMWLDRLHPDDRPQMEILGEQVLSGEIEYDQELRIFHQDGTLRYLKASGTLIRDAQGQPQSLIGVNFDITERKEAEIRLQESETRFRRVFEADVVGMMFTDFSGQISNANDRFLQMLGYSRSDLEQGRLNWAEITPPEYRERDLQAIEALRHSGSVQPWEKVYLHRDGHPVWVLVGVALLSPKEGNCVCVVVDISDRKQHEITLKRQLVAMETAIDGIAILQDHHYIYLNSAHCQIFGYDSPSELLGQSWYRLFIPEEIPRADVEIFPQLGRQGTWQGEAMALGKDGRPFPLELSLSQTDDGLLICVCRDISERKRTEQALRESEEKFRQLADVVDAVFWIVHCNRQERMYVSPAYERIWQRPLQELFVTPEAWAESLHPGDRDQVLAALTKQLQGQYDEEYRILRPDGEIRWIRDRAFPILNEQGQPYRIAGIAEDITDLKEAEQENQQLLQQLTAFKLALDESAIVAISNPDGVITYANDRFLELSGYSREELIGQTHRLVKSGYHPQSFFQDLWSTILRGDVWRGEICNRAKDGSLYWVDSTIVPFLDSQGKPVQFLAVRFNITGRKTAEIALQSSNALLSTISQAQSQFITATNRLIIFEELLAQLLELTQSEYGFIGEVLFRDDGSAYLEETLFKMSGVPYLRTHSITNVAWDAATRKFYEDNYERGMEFENMNTLFGAVIMTGKPVISNSPTTDSRRGGTPSGHPPLNSFLGLPFFQGKTLMGMVGIANRTGGYNQEIIDYLAPFLVTCSNLIEGYRLDGKRREAEEQLSYTNEQLIRATRLKDEFLANMSHELRTPLNAILGMTEALQDEVFGDINDQQRRSLETLERSGTHLLALINDILDVAKIESGQIELDCAPISISYLCESSLAFVRQQALKKGIHLRLDVPCYLSPVILDERRIRQVLINLLNNAVKFTLKGGEIRLTVTEVPSPSPERPSEISVAVQDTGIGIAPENIQKLFQPFIQIDSALNRQYEGTGLGLALVKRIVELHQGKVALTSEVGVGSCFSFTLPYQTQTPSDSRAPSPAPSRLETASTCDASPVILLAEDNEASLNTLTSYMTAKGYQILGAKNGAEAVQLAISERPDLILMDIQMPGIDGLEATQLIRQNPDLQGVPILALTALAMEGDRDRCLAAGATDYVTKPVKLRELVQQIERMLIRSKS, encoded by the coding sequence ATGGACGTTACCTTTAGGACTGCAATTCTCAGAAATCCTCCAACCTTAAGCTCCAATATCCCTCTTAAAGATGCGATCGCTCAGGTTAAGGGTCAGACCCCCCAACGTGATCCCAAGTACTCCTTGTCTGTGCCAGAGACAAGGAGTACCTCGAACTATTGGCTGCTATTCGAGGGCGATCGCCCCTTGGGCCTACTCACGGACGGGGATTTACTCCAGGGGATTCTCCAAGAAACCAAAGACGAGACTCCAATTCGAGAGTTGATGAGGGAGCAGCCGTTACGGGTACGAGAGTCAGAGTTAGTGGATCTCTGGAGTCTCTGTCAACGGCTGCATCAGGAGCAAAAGCAAGCCGTAGTCCTGCTCGATGAGGGCGATCGCTTCCGGGGCCTAATTACCCGCGAGAGTTTGTTGCAAGCCCTCTGCCATCAACAAACTCACAGCCAGCTCGATCAGGTCCAGCAACAGCAACGCTGTAAGCTAGAACAGCTGTCCCAACGCTTAAACCTAGCTCTTAACTCCAGTGCGATCGGCTGCTGGGAGTTGTATCTGAGCGATCGACAGATGACCTGGGATGAGCGTATGTATACGCTTTATGGCCTACCGCCCTCAATCAGTCCCGTATCCTATCAAATGTGGCTTGATCGACTTCACCCCGACGATCGCCCCCAGATGGAAATTCTCGGCGAGCAAGTCCTATCGGGAGAGATTGAGTATGACCAGGAATTGCGTATTTTTCACCAAGATGGAACCCTGCGTTACCTCAAAGCCTCGGGAACCCTAATTCGCGATGCTCAGGGGCAGCCTCAGAGTCTCATTGGGGTCAATTTTGACATTACCGAGCGCAAAGAAGCCGAAATACGCCTACAAGAAAGTGAAACCCGTTTCCGTCGCGTCTTCGAGGCAGACGTAGTTGGCATGATGTTTACCGACTTCAGCGGCCAAATTAGCAACGCCAACGATCGCTTTTTACAAATGCTGGGCTATTCCCGAAGCGATTTAGAGCAGGGACGCTTAAACTGGGCTGAAATCACCCCCCCGGAGTACCGAGAGCGAGATCTCCAAGCCATCGAGGCCTTACGCCACAGCGGCAGCGTTCAACCTTGGGAAAAAGTCTATCTGCATCGCGATGGTCATCCCGTTTGGGTCTTAGTAGGAGTAGCACTCTTGTCCCCAAAAGAGGGGAATTGCGTTTGTGTCGTGGTGGATATTAGCGATCGCAAACAACATGAAATCACCCTCAAGCGGCAACTGGTGGCGATGGAGACGGCGATCGATGGCATTGCCATTCTTCAAGATCATCACTACATCTATTTAAATAGCGCCCATTGTCAGATTTTTGGCTATGATTCCCCCTCGGAACTCCTCGGTCAATCGTGGTACCGCTTATTTATACCCGAGGAAATCCCTCGCGCTGATGTGGAAATTTTTCCCCAATTGGGCCGTCAGGGAACCTGGCAAGGGGAAGCAATGGCGCTAGGCAAAGATGGTCGGCCCTTCCCCTTAGAGTTATCCTTATCCCAGACCGATGATGGGCTATTGATTTGCGTCTGTCGAGATATTAGTGAGCGTAAGCGCACCGAACAGGCCCTGCGAGAAAGTGAAGAAAAGTTCCGACAACTGGCCGATGTGGTGGATGCCGTCTTTTGGATTGTCCATTGTAATCGCCAGGAACGCATGTACGTCAGCCCCGCCTATGAACGCATCTGGCAGCGACCGCTACAGGAGCTATTTGTCACCCCAGAAGCTTGGGCAGAGAGTCTGCATCCGGGCGATCGCGATCAAGTTTTGGCAGCCCTTACCAAACAACTCCAAGGGCAATATGATGAAGAATATCGCATTCTCCGTCCTGATGGTGAGATTCGCTGGATTCGCGATCGCGCCTTCCCCATTTTAAACGAACAGGGACAGCCCTATCGCATTGCTGGCATTGCTGAAGATATTACCGATCTCAAAGAAGCAGAGCAAGAGAATCAACAACTCTTGCAACAACTCACCGCCTTTAAATTAGCCCTGGATGAATCAGCCATTGTGGCGATTAGCAATCCCGATGGAGTCATCACCTATGCCAATGATCGGTTTCTGGAACTTTCTGGCTACTCTCGCGAGGAGCTGATCGGGCAAACCCATCGCCTGGTTAAATCAGGATATCATCCTCAGTCCTTTTTTCAAGACTTATGGTCAACCATTTTGCGAGGAGACGTCTGGCGAGGGGAAATCTGTAACCGGGCTAAAGATGGTTCCCTCTATTGGGTCGATAGTACCATCGTTCCCTTTTTGGACAGTCAGGGCAAACCCGTGCAATTTTTAGCGGTTCGTTTTAACATCACCGGCCGCAAAACCGCTGAAATTGCCCTCCAGAGTAGTAATGCCCTCCTCTCAACCATTAGTCAAGCCCAATCTCAATTTATCACCGCCACCAATCGTCTCATCATTTTTGAAGAATTACTGGCGCAACTCTTGGAACTGACTCAAAGTGAATATGGTTTTATTGGTGAAGTCCTCTTCCGGGATGATGGTAGCGCCTACCTAGAGGAAACCCTCTTCAAAATGAGTGGGGTTCCCTATCTCAGAACCCATAGCATCACCAACGTAGCTTGGGATGCTGCCACCCGCAAATTTTATGAAGACAATTATGAGCGAGGGATGGAGTTTGAGAATATGAATACCCTATTTGGGGCAGTCATCATGACGGGCAAACCGGTCATTTCCAACTCCCCAACCACCGACTCACGGCGAGGTGGAACCCCCTCGGGACATCCTCCCTTAAATAGCTTTTTAGGACTGCCTTTTTTTCAAGGCAAGACGTTGATGGGAATGGTTGGCATTGCCAACCGAACGGGAGGCTATAATCAAGAAATTATCGATTATCTCGCCCCATTTTTAGTCACCTGTAGTAACCTCATTGAAGGCTATCGCCTCGATGGCAAACGCCGAGAAGCCGAAGAACAGTTATCCTACACTAATGAGCAACTCATTCGGGCCACTCGCTTAAAAGATGAGTTTCTCGCCAATATGAGTCATGAACTGCGTACCCCCCTCAATGCCATTTTGGGGATGACGGAAGCCTTGCAAGATGAGGTTTTTGGGGATATCAATGACCAACAACGCAGGTCATTAGAGACCCTTGAACGGAGTGGCACTCATTTATTAGCCCTCATCAATGATATTTTAGACGTAGCCAAAATTGAATCGGGTCAGATTGAGTTAGACTGCGCCCCAATCTCCATTTCCTACCTTTGTGAATCTAGCTTAGCCTTTGTGCGACAGCAGGCTTTGAAAAAAGGAATTCATCTACGCTTAGATGTTCCCTGCTATCTATCGCCAGTCATCTTAGATGAACGACGGATTCGCCAGGTGTTAATTAACCTGCTCAACAATGCCGTTAAGTTCACCCTAAAGGGAGGAGAAATTCGCCTCACCGTCACGGAAGTCCCCAGCCCGTCTCCTGAAAGACCATCAGAAATTTCCGTTGCTGTCCAGGATACTGGGATTGGGATTGCACCTGAGAATATCCAAAAACTCTTTCAACCCTTTATCCAGATTGACAGTGCCTTAAATCGCCAATACGAAGGAACTGGTTTAGGTTTGGCTCTTGTCAAGCGCATTGTGGAACTGCATCAGGGCAAAGTTGCTTTAACCAGTGAGGTGGGAGTGGGCAGTTGTTTTAGCTTTACCTTACCCTACCAGACCCAGACCCCCTCCGATTCCCGCGCTCCCTCTCCAGCGCCCTCTCGGTTAGAAACTGCCTCAACTTGTGATGCCTCTCCCGTGATTTTGCTGGCAGAAGATAATGAGGCGAGTTTAAATACTTTAACCAGTTATATGACCGCTAAAGGCTATCAGATCTTGGGGGCTAAAAATGGCGCAGAGGCAGTACAGTTAGCCATATCAGAACGACCGGATCTGATTCTGATGGATATTCAAATGCCGGGAATAGATGGGTTGGAGGCAACCCAACTGATTCGCCAAAACCCAGATTTACAGGGAGTTCCCATCTTAGCCCTCACGGCCTTGGCCATGGAGGGCGATCGCGATCGCTGTTTGGCAGCGGGAGCAACAGATTATGTCACAAAACCTGTTAAGCTAAGGGAACTTGTACAACAAATTGAACGGATGTTAATTCGCTCAAAGTCTTGA
- a CDS encoding ATP-binding response regulator — translation MTAAILVIDDEPDNFDVIDALLSQEDYELSYAASGSAALSSLESYNPDLILLDVMIPDIDGIEICRRLKEMPKWRTVPVIMVTALSSKDNLARCLEAGADDFVGKPVNGLELRARVKSMLRLKYQYDELQGLLQLREDLVKMILHDVRNPLSGLLLGLELLRSPNYPEAKRLHRLETVYSLAQSVETLVEELLQVTLTEAGQLTLNYSSVDVGELVQSCLTRFEAIAAQKNLSLVSQCPDTPLTGLELDAALFQRVLDNLLSNAIKFSPQGTEIIMTVRELNPEQIQIEVIDGGPGVPDELRERIFEKYEIGTMMANISQIGLGLAFCKMVIQGHQGTIQVHPHLPQGSVFQILLPRHPSPDS, via the coding sequence ATGACGGCTGCCATCCTTGTAATTGATGACGAACCGGATAACTTTGATGTTATTGACGCTTTATTAAGTCAAGAAGACTATGAGCTAAGTTATGCCGCCAGTGGCTCCGCTGCCCTGTCTTCTCTGGAGAGTTATAATCCAGATTTAATCCTCTTGGATGTGATGATCCCGGATATAGACGGCATTGAAATTTGTCGCCGCTTGAAAGAGATGCCAAAGTGGCGCACCGTGCCAGTTATTATGGTCACGGCTTTAAGTTCTAAAGATAACTTAGCACGCTGCCTCGAAGCCGGTGCTGATGATTTTGTTGGCAAGCCTGTGAATGGTTTAGAATTGCGGGCCAGGGTGAAGTCAATGCTGAGACTGAAATATCAGTATGATGAGCTACAGGGATTACTTCAATTACGAGAAGATCTCGTCAAAATGATTCTCCATGATGTTCGTAATCCCCTCAGTGGTCTGTTGCTGGGGTTAGAACTTCTGCGCAGTCCCAACTATCCCGAAGCGAAACGCCTCCATCGTCTAGAAACAGTCTATTCTCTGGCTCAATCGGTGGAAACCCTGGTTGAAGAGTTATTGCAAGTCACCTTGACAGAAGCGGGACAGTTGACTCTCAACTATAGTTCAGTGGATGTGGGGGAGTTAGTCCAATCCTGTTTAACCCGATTTGAGGCGATCGCCGCTCAAAAAAACCTCTCTTTGGTGAGTCAATGTCCTGATACTCCACTCACCGGACTTGAGCTAGATGCAGCCCTATTTCAGCGGGTGTTAGATAATCTTCTGTCCAATGCGATTAAGTTCTCCCCTCAAGGAACTGAAATTATCATGACGGTGAGGGAGTTAAACCCAGAACAAATTCAAATTGAGGTCATTGATGGGGGTCCCGGTGTCCCAGACGAGTTACGGGAGAGGATTTTTGAAAAATATGAAATTGGAACCATGATGGCTAATATCTCCCAAATTGGCTTGGGGTTAGCCTTCTGTAAAATGGTGATTCAAGGTCATCAGGGGACAATTCAAGTTCACCCTCATCTTCCCCAAGGCTCGGTGTTCCAGATACTCCTACCCCGTCACCCTTCCCCGGACTCGTAA
- a CDS encoding glycosyltransferase — translation MKLVVEGWRFVHHSFAVANQHQLLEFLRRPQIQVFHRELPYLDHTWQPQSGLFTEAEEQQLREIPPPPLHLRADATLRMVMPYDLSDSDSQRTYVFATTEWRIVQKAMLEMMGIEDFAQAHRDSQTVIITPSYWSRDGFLRAGAVPERVRVVPLGVDTAIFHPAAAAERQRRRQQSQLEGCFAFLNIGVMTWNKGLRMLIKAFAEVTHRYPQARLVLKGSDAIRNSRKFVLESLDEMLTPQERDRVIPRLAYIGRSLSTQELAQLYQTCDAYISPYLAEGFNMPVLEAAASGLPILCTKGGSTDDFTDRRFTRYIDSELKQVEWDQEIRDYLHPSLEHTVTLMSQLIETPSFVEQARRTAPEWVQQGFTWQQIVDRLLGVMER, via the coding sequence ATGAAACTTGTAGTAGAAGGCTGGCGTTTTGTCCATCACTCCTTTGCTGTAGCCAACCAACATCAACTCTTAGAATTCTTACGCCGTCCTCAGATACAAGTCTTTCATCGAGAATTGCCCTATTTGGATCACACCTGGCAACCGCAATCGGGACTATTTACCGAGGCGGAGGAACAGCAACTGCGAGAGATTCCGCCGCCCCCCTTACACCTGCGGGCCGATGCCACCCTACGAATGGTTATGCCCTATGATTTATCGGATTCGGACTCCCAGAGAACCTATGTCTTTGCTACCACGGAATGGCGGATTGTGCAAAAAGCCATGCTGGAGATGATGGGGATTGAAGATTTTGCTCAGGCTCATCGAGACTCGCAAACGGTGATTATTACCCCTTCCTATTGGTCCCGTGATGGCTTCCTGCGAGCTGGGGCGGTTCCTGAACGGGTGCGGGTGGTTCCCCTGGGGGTGGATACGGCAATCTTCCACCCAGCGGCGGCGGCGGAACGTCAACGGCGGCGGCAACAGTCCCAACTTGAGGGCTGTTTTGCCTTTCTCAATATTGGGGTGATGACTTGGAATAAAGGCTTACGGATGCTTATCAAAGCCTTTGCTGAGGTAACACACCGCTATCCTCAGGCGCGATTGGTCCTCAAAGGGAGTGATGCCATTCGTAATTCCCGTAAGTTTGTCCTCGAAAGCCTCGATGAGATGTTAACGCCTCAGGAGCGCGATCGCGTCATCCCCCGCTTAGCTTACATTGGCCGCAGTCTCTCAACCCAAGAGTTGGCCCAACTTTATCAAACCTGTGATGCCTATATTTCCCCCTATCTCGCTGAAGGATTTAATATGCCGGTTTTGGAAGCAGCCGCTTCCGGTTTGCCGATTCTCTGCACCAAAGGCGGCTCAACGGATGATTTCACCGATCGCCGTTTTACCCGCTACATTGACAGTGAACTGAAACAGGTGGAATGGGATCAGGAAATCCGGGATTATCTGCATCCGAGTTTAGAGCATACAGTGACCCTCATGAGCCAACTCATCGAAACCCCCAGCTTCGTGGAACAGGCCCGACGCACCGCTCCAGAATGGGTGCAACAGGGCTTTACCTGGCAGCAGATTGTCGATCGCCTTTTAGGGGTTATGGAAAGGTGA